A genome region from Chloroflexia bacterium SDU3-3 includes the following:
- the tnpA gene encoding IS200/IS605 family transposase — protein MELRQSNKPYHTDHSIVYSCQYHVIFCPKYRRKVLTDGVATRMKELVFSKQADYGYSVIEMDVMPDHVHLLLDVDPRAGINVVVGKIKGFTSHELRNEFPWLKKRLPTLWTRSKFISTVGAVTLDSVQQYIESQKGV, from the coding sequence ATGGAACTGCGCCAGTCGAACAAGCCCTACCATACTGACCACAGCATCGTGTACAGTTGCCAGTACCACGTTATCTTTTGTCCAAAGTACCGCCGCAAGGTGCTGACTGATGGGGTGGCGACTCGGATGAAAGAACTCGTGTTCTCCAAGCAGGCTGACTATGGCTACAGCGTCATTGAGATGGATGTGATGCCTGATCATGTCCATCTTCTGCTTGATGTTGACCCACGAGCGGGTATCAACGTGGTTGTCGGCAAGATCAAAGGCTTCACGTCCCACGAGTTGCGGAATGAGTTCCCCTGGCTCAAGAAGCGCCTGCCGACGCTCTGGACACGCAGCAAGTTCATCTCAACCGTAGGAGCTGTCACACTCGATAGTGTCCAGCAGTACATCGAAAGCCAGAAGGGTGTGTGA
- a CDS encoding response regulator transcription factor encodes MRVLIVEDERYLAEAIRDGLRLQAIAADIAADGDAALGLLGVNTYDIAVLDRDIPGPSGDEVARHIVASGSGTPILMLTAADRLDDKVSGFELGADDYLTKPFELKELVLRLRALDRRRAHRRPPVREIAGLRLDAFRREVYRDGRYIALTRKQFAVLEVLVAAEGGIVSAEDLLERAWDENADPFTNAVRITVSGLRKRLGEPWLIATVPGVGYRIDTAASEGGDGG; translated from the coding sequence ATGCGTGTACTGATTGTTGAAGATGAGCGTTATCTTGCCGAGGCCATCCGCGATGGACTGCGCCTACAGGCCATCGCCGCCGACATCGCCGCCGACGGCGACGCCGCGCTGGGGCTGCTGGGCGTCAACACCTACGATATCGCCGTGCTCGACCGCGACATCCCCGGCCCCTCCGGCGACGAGGTGGCCAGACATATCGTCGCATCCGGCAGCGGCACGCCCATCCTCATGCTCACCGCCGCCGACCGCCTCGACGACAAGGTCAGCGGCTTCGAGCTGGGGGCCGACGACTACCTGACCAAGCCGTTCGAGCTGAAGGAGCTGGTGCTGCGGCTCAGGGCGCTCGACCGCAGGCGCGCCCACCGCAGGCCGCCGGTGCGCGAGATCGCGGGGCTGCGGCTGGATGCGTTCCGCCGCGAGGTCTACCGCGACGGGCGCTACATCGCGCTCACCCGCAAGCAGTTCGCCGTGCTCGAAGTTCTGGTGGCCGCCGAGGGCGGCATCGTCAGCGCCGAGGATCTGCTGGAGCGCGCGTGGGATGAGAACGCCGACCCGTTCACCAACGCCGTGCGCATCACGGTCTCGGGGCTGCGCAAGCGGCTCGGCGAGCCGTGGCTGATCGCCACGGTGCCCGGCGTCGGCTACCGCATCGACACGGCAGCGAGCGAGGGGGGCGATGGTGGATAG
- a CDS encoding ABC transporter ATP-binding protein → MDILTVRNLSKLYGKGGTQIKAVDDVSFSVAKGEFVAIVGPSGSGKSTLLHILGGVDTPSSGQVLVGDTDICALDQTKLAIFRRRQIGLIYQFYNLIPILNVEENIALPLLLDERRLDPARLQEIVATLGLGERRTHLPSQLSGGQQQRVSIGRALVNNPALVLADEPTGNLDSANSKDIIALLKLSNQLYQQTLIIVTHDRNIAMQADRIITFGDGRIVRDEAVHV, encoded by the coding sequence ATGGATATTCTCACGGTGCGCAACCTTTCCAAGCTGTACGGGAAGGGCGGCACACAGATTAAGGCCGTGGATGATGTCAGCTTCAGCGTGGCGAAGGGCGAGTTTGTCGCGATTGTCGGCCCCTCGGGGTCGGGGAAATCGACCCTGCTGCACATCCTGGGCGGGGTGGATACGCCCAGCTCTGGCCAGGTGCTGGTGGGCGACACCGACATCTGCGCGCTCGACCAGACCAAGCTGGCGATCTTTCGCCGCCGCCAGATCGGGCTGATCTACCAGTTCTACAACCTGATCCCCATCCTCAACGTCGAGGAGAACATCGCGCTACCGCTGCTGCTGGATGAGCGCCGCCTGGACCCCGCCCGGCTCCAGGAGATCGTCGCCACGCTGGGGCTGGGCGAGCGGCGCACGCACCTGCCGAGCCAGCTCTCCGGCGGGCAGCAGCAGCGCGTCTCGATCGGGCGCGCGCTGGTCAACAACCCCGCGCTGGTGCTGGCCGACGAGCCGACCGGTAACCTGGATAGCGCCAACTCAAAAGATATCATCGCGCTGCTCAAGCTCTCCAACCAGCTGTACCAGCAGACGCTGATCATCGTGACTCACGACCGCAACATCGCCATGCAGGCCGACCGCATCATCACCTTTGGCGACGGGCGGATCGTGCGCGACGAGGCGGTGCACGTATGA
- a CDS encoding HAMP domain-containing histidine kinase yields the protein MDRAPGPSVRLRLTLSYAGFLLLAGAMLLAVVWVFLLRYVPHDAIVLSDPRQIGDATSPPTLFIPGRYDLWRAFAPKAAMALLGLLACGLVGGWVLAGHMLAPLTRIAEATRKAAGGSLAHRIRLPGRRDEFRELADAFDTMLARLEAHVAEQQRFAANASHELRTPLAITQTLLEVARSDPGHDASALIERLGEVNARAIGLTEALLLLSRADQRSFARERVDLSLIAEQASETLLPLAEKRGLTIETSGDMAAAIGSHALLLQLATNLVHNAIIHNLPEQGSVWVTTSVQGASVALTIENTGEQLTPQLVATLAEPFRRGTGRIRGDHAGVGLGLAIVKSIAQAHDGALDLAPRAGGGLRATVRLPAAQS from the coding sequence GTGGATAGAGCACCTGGGCCGAGCGTGCGCCTCAGGCTCACCCTCAGCTACGCCGGGTTCCTGCTGCTGGCGGGGGCCATGCTGCTCGCAGTCGTGTGGGTGTTCCTGCTGCGCTACGTACCCCACGATGCGATCGTCCTCTCCGACCCCAGACAGATCGGCGATGCGACCAGCCCGCCCACCCTCTTCATCCCTGGTCGGTACGACCTCTGGCGCGCGTTTGCCCCAAAGGCGGCCATGGCGCTGCTGGGGCTGCTGGCCTGCGGCCTAGTGGGCGGGTGGGTTCTGGCCGGGCACATGCTCGCCCCGCTGACGCGCATCGCCGAGGCCACCCGCAAGGCCGCTGGCGGGTCGCTCGCCCACCGCATCCGGCTGCCGGGCCGCCGCGACGAGTTCCGCGAGCTGGCCGACGCCTTCGACACCATGCTGGCGCGGCTTGAGGCCCACGTGGCCGAGCAGCAGCGGTTCGCCGCCAACGCATCCCACGAGCTGCGCACGCCGCTCGCGATCACCCAGACCCTGCTAGAGGTGGCCCGCAGCGATCCGGGCCACGACGCCAGCGCGCTGATCGAGCGCCTCGGCGAGGTCAACGCCCGCGCGATCGGCCTCACCGAGGCGCTGCTCCTGCTCAGCCGCGCCGACCAGCGGTCGTTCGCCCGCGAGCGCGTCGACCTGTCGCTGATCGCCGAGCAGGCTAGCGAGACGCTGCTGCCCCTGGCGGAAAAGCGCGGCCTCACCATCGAGACATCCGGCGACATGGCCGCCGCCATCGGCTCGCACGCGCTCCTGCTGCAGCTGGCCACCAACCTCGTGCACAACGCGATCATCCACAACCTGCCCGAGCAGGGCAGCGTGTGGGTCACGACCAGCGTTCAGGGCGCGAGTGTGGCGCTCACCATCGAGAACACCGGCGAGCAGCTCACGCCGCAGCTTGTCGCCACGCTCGCCGAGCCGTTTCGGCGCGGCACCGGGCGCATACGCGGCGACCACGCGGGCGTGGGCCTGGGCCTGGCCATCGTCAAGAGCATCGCCCAAGCCCACGACGGCGCGCTCGACCTCGCACCGCGCGCGGGCGGCGGGCTGCGCGCCACGGTGCGACTGCCCGCGGCGCAAAGCTGA
- a CDS encoding zinc ribbon domain-containing protein — protein sequence MTEILHERCPICHADAPPGGRFCIECGALLARPAATGATERLPDAPEGAICRDCGVMNPGHATYCVNCGRALAPERAPAPRPAVAAPQPAPPRMSYAPRPAARTETPQLTLPTAPDPLAIPPQRRGARTASRQWRYGRAHGHSPLGLIIPIGIVFLIATDHMWPGILILIGIAVALESARKGRPAQGLIPLVWLLGLAFLIPSGLIWPGVLVLIGLTIFISSFVHRP from the coding sequence ATGACCGAGATTCTGCACGAGCGCTGCCCGATATGCCACGCCGACGCGCCGCCGGGCGGGCGCTTCTGCATCGAGTGCGGTGCGCTTCTGGCCCGGCCAGCCGCCACCGGCGCGACCGAGCGGCTGCCCGACGCGCCCGAGGGAGCCATCTGCCGCGACTGTGGGGTCATGAACCCAGGGCATGCTACCTACTGCGTCAACTGCGGGCGGGCGCTCGCACCCGAGCGAGCGCCCGCGCCGAGGCCCGCTGTGGCCGCGCCCCAGCCCGCGCCACCTCGGATGAGCTACGCGCCCCGCCCTGCCGCCCGCACCGAGACCCCGCAGCTGACGCTGCCCACGGCCCCGGACCCGCTGGCCATCCCGCCGCAGCGCCGCGGCGCCCGCACTGCCTCGCGCCAGTGGCGCTACGGCAGGGCGCATGGGCACTCCCCGCTCGGGCTGATCATCCCCATCGGCATCGTCTTCCTGATCGCCACCGACCACATGTGGCCGGGCATACTCATCCTGATCGGCATCGCAGTGGCGCTTGAGAGCGCTCGCAAGGGCAGGCCAGCCCAAGGGCTCATCCCGCTGGTCTGGCTGCTGGGGCTGGCCTTCCTCATCCCCTCCGGGCTGATCTGGCCGGGGGTGCTGGTGCTGATCGGCCTGACGATCTTCATCAGCAGCTTCGTGCACCGCCCATAA
- a CDS encoding M15 family metallopeptidase — translation MRYSESKPTAHRLPPALVVALLVAALAVGAGLGFQLLASSPRPSAPPRSTPAPPSQQPQQQAAAEPATPTAAPRSTPAPPQQAAAEPALPALPADIPPRELPGVLGEADGILPDVTTAFDQVAGVERLDPALLDALRQASADAADDELVIHITSGWRSPAYQRQLLREAVAQYGSEQEAARWVATAATSPHVAGQAVDVGPYAAMDWLAQHGSAYGLCQIYGNEPWHYELRPEAAQQGCPPMYADPTHDPRMQ, via the coding sequence ATGAGATACAGCGAATCAAAACCAACCGCCCATCGTCTTCCGCCAGCCCTTGTCGTCGCCCTGCTCGTCGCCGCTCTTGCGGTGGGAGCGGGGCTGGGCTTCCAGCTGCTGGCCTCCTCGCCGCGCCCCAGCGCGCCGCCCCGCAGCACGCCCGCCCCGCCCTCGCAGCAGCCCCAGCAGCAGGCGGCAGCCGAGCCCGCCACGCCCACCGCCGCCCCGCGCAGCACGCCCGCCCCACCCCAGCAGGCGGCAGCCGAGCCTGCGCTCCCTGCGCTCCCCGCCGACATCCCGCCCCGCGAGCTGCCTGGCGTGCTTGGCGAGGCCGATGGCATCCTGCCCGATGTTACCACGGCCTTTGATCAGGTGGCCGGGGTTGAGCGGCTCGACCCGGCGCTGCTCGATGCCCTGCGCCAGGCCTCGGCGGATGCCGCAGATGACGAGTTGGTGATACACATCACCAGCGGCTGGCGCTCGCCAGCCTACCAGCGCCAGCTGCTGCGCGAGGCCGTGGCGCAGTACGGATCGGAGCAGGAGGCCGCCCGCTGGGTTGCCACTGCCGCCACCTCGCCGCACGTGGCGGGCCAGGCGGTTGACGTTGGCCCCTATGCCGCCATGGACTGGCTGGCCCAGCACGGCAGCGCGTACGGCCTGTGCCAGATCTATGGCAACGAGCCCTGGCACTACGAGCTGCGCCCCGAGGCGGCCCAGCAGGGCTGCCCGCCCATGTATGCCGACCCCACGCACGATCCACGGATGCAGTAG
- a CDS encoding FtsX-like permease family protein: MSFLTTYTLKHLRLNRKRTAVTILGVLLSSALICGVLLLGASFQQVMIDHEIFMAGNWHAQFYAVPAAKAGAVAQHRAVQAAMLSRPLGSASYGSHSAVRPYLYVAAYDALMFKHQPIRLVAGRFPEKDDELLISPVASQDSGLELRPGSTVRLSFGQRNIPDYDTMVKAWGGEAYVALADGETFTTAAAKTYTVVGLMAPLADETSMPAAFPAFTYLDPTQLAASDSVDIAILARDPRGVNASAPEIAKDVGLVVRSGPDGQPLRESIAYNEDLLPWLGGSGHAEYVRFFLATLAILIALIVGGSALVIYNAFAISTGERKRQFGMFASVGATSAQIRRIVLAEAGVIAAVGIPLGILSAIAGAAILMRLTQGLVAELILDAEEGLPLLVSPQVIILTAAFAAVTTLLSAWWPARRAAQVSPIDAIRQSGEIQDAGPHSLRASPLIRRVFGFEGELALKSLRRDRKKYLTTLLSLMISIILFVSFNSLMLYTSTTASMAVQAMNFDLMIDLDYRESHANRFAELVGQLPEVQRAAYRRSTYEQYIPARATITEPAHQALRELHGLAFENLPEAVDGGTYKFVLEVSAVGPDEFAHYAAQLGLDPQQYADPSVPTGILINHTSLRQGGKLYDFDLFNLRPGDTITATNIAGSPESLTWKIGAVTRETPLGFMGVTLVPELIVSDATFDGLRDRLLELGPINLGHMVIQSDSPDAALVAIERLYQATIGGEFSYQSMKDFNRSQSLRTLLTNLLFYGFLTLITLIGVMNIINTLDTNIKLRRREIAMLRSAGLTPGSLRRMLRYESLFYGLTALLYGLPLGIALSALIYYQFDGVSAFAFTLPWGAIMACVVGTMAIVFATMMISGAMIRNDTIVDAIKQENV, from the coding sequence ATGAGCTTCCTGACGACCTACACCCTCAAGCACCTGCGCCTGAACCGGAAGCGCACGGCGGTGACGATCCTGGGCGTGCTGCTGTCGTCGGCCCTGATCTGCGGGGTGCTGCTGCTGGGGGCCAGCTTCCAGCAGGTGATGATCGACCACGAGATCTTCATGGCGGGCAACTGGCACGCCCAGTTTTACGCCGTGCCCGCCGCCAAGGCTGGCGCTGTCGCCCAGCACCGCGCTGTCCAGGCCGCCATGCTCAGCAGGCCGCTCGGCAGCGCCAGCTACGGCAGCCACAGCGCGGTGCGCCCCTATCTCTATGTTGCCGCCTATGATGCGCTCATGTTCAAACATCAGCCCATCCGGCTGGTGGCTGGTCGCTTTCCCGAGAAGGATGATGAGCTGCTGATCTCGCCCGTGGCGAGCCAGGACTCCGGCCTAGAGCTGCGGCCTGGCTCGACCGTGCGGCTCTCGTTTGGCCAGCGGAATATCCCCGACTACGATACGATGGTCAAGGCCTGGGGCGGCGAGGCGTACGTGGCGCTGGCCGATGGGGAGACCTTCACCACCGCCGCCGCCAAGACCTACACGGTGGTGGGCCTGATGGCCCCGCTGGCCGACGAGACCAGCATGCCCGCCGCCTTCCCGGCCTTCACCTACCTCGACCCGACGCAGCTGGCAGCCTCGGACAGCGTGGATATCGCCATCCTGGCCCGCGACCCGCGTGGCGTGAACGCCAGCGCGCCCGAGATAGCCAAGGATGTGGGCCTGGTGGTGCGCAGCGGGCCAGATGGCCAGCCGCTGAGGGAGAGCATCGCCTACAACGAGGATCTGCTGCCATGGCTGGGTGGCAGCGGCCACGCCGAGTATGTGCGCTTCTTCCTGGCCACCCTGGCCATCCTGATCGCCCTGATTGTGGGCGGCTCGGCCCTGGTGATCTACAACGCCTTCGCTATCTCGACCGGCGAGCGCAAAAGGCAGTTTGGCATGTTCGCCAGCGTGGGTGCCACCTCGGCGCAGATCCGCCGCATCGTGCTGGCCGAGGCCGGGGTGATCGCGGCGGTTGGCATCCCGCTGGGCATCCTGAGTGCGATCGCCGGGGCCGCCATCCTGATGCGGCTCACCCAGGGCCTGGTGGCCGAGCTAATCCTGGATGCCGAGGAGGGGCTACCGCTGCTGGTCTCGCCGCAGGTCATTATCCTGACAGCAGCCTTCGCCGCCGTCACCACGCTGCTCTCGGCGTGGTGGCCCGCTCGCCGCGCCGCGCAGGTCTCGCCGATCGACGCTATCCGCCAGAGCGGCGAGATCCAGGATGCTGGCCCGCACAGCCTGCGCGCCAGCCCGCTGATCCGGCGCGTGTTCGGCTTCGAGGGCGAGCTGGCGCTCAAGTCGCTGCGGCGCGACCGCAAGAAGTACCTCACCACGCTGCTCTCGCTGATGATCAGCATCATCCTGTTTGTGTCGTTCAACTCGCTGATGCTGTACACCAGCACCACCGCCAGCATGGCCGTGCAGGCCATGAACTTCGACCTGATGATCGACCTGGACTATCGCGAGAGCCACGCCAACCGCTTTGCCGAGCTGGTCGGCCAACTGCCCGAGGTGCAGCGGGCCGCCTACCGCCGCTCCACCTACGAGCAGTACATCCCCGCGCGCGCGACGATCACCGAGCCGGCGCACCAGGCGCTGCGCGAGCTGCACGGCCTGGCGTTTGAAAACCTGCCCGAGGCCGTCGACGGCGGCACCTACAAGTTCGTGCTAGAGGTGAGCGCGGTGGGGCCGGATGAGTTCGCGCACTACGCCGCGCAGCTGGGCCTCGACCCGCAGCAGTACGCCGACCCATCGGTGCCCACAGGCATCTTGATCAACCACACCAGCCTGCGCCAGGGCGGCAAGCTGTATGATTTCGACCTGTTCAACCTGCGGCCAGGCGATACGATCACCGCCACCAACATCGCTGGCTCGCCCGAGAGCCTCACCTGGAAGATCGGTGCGGTCACGCGCGAGACGCCGCTGGGCTTTATGGGGGTGACGCTGGTGCCCGAGCTGATCGTCTCGGATGCCACCTTCGACGGCCTGCGCGACCGGCTGCTAGAGCTTGGCCCGATCAACCTTGGCCACATGGTCATCCAGAGCGATAGCCCGGATGCGGCGCTGGTGGCGATTGAGCGGCTCTACCAGGCCACCATCGGCGGTGAGTTCTCGTACCAGTCGATGAAGGACTTCAACCGCAGCCAGAGCCTGCGCACGCTGCTGACCAACCTGCTCTTCTACGGCTTCCTGACGCTGATCACGCTGATCGGGGTGATGAACATCATCAACACGCTGGACACCAATATCAAGCTGCGCCGCCGCGAGATCGCCATGCTGCGGTCGGCGGGGCTGACGCCGGGCAGCCTCCGGCGCATGCTGCGCTACGAGAGCCTGTTCTACGGCCTGACCGCGCTGCTCTATGGGCTGCCGCTGGGCATCGCCCTGAGCGCGCTGATCTACTACCAGTTCGACGGCGTCAGCGCCTTTGCGTTCACGCTGCCCTGGGGGGCGATCATGGCCTGCGTCGTTGGGACGATGGCGATCGTCTTCGCCACCATGATGATCTCTGGCGCGATGATCCGCAACGACACGATCGTGGATGCGATCAAGCAGGAGAATGTCTAG
- a CDS encoding IS200/IS605 family element transposase accessory protein TnpB, which yields MRKAFKYRIYLTNGQRRMLERQLEECRWVYNETLATRKNAWEQEQRNVDWYETKRALPFLKDVRPSLKLVHSQVLQNVTERVELAFKAFFRRLKAGEADVGYPRFKGKGRYDSITYPQYGNGVRLDGDRLILSKVGAVRVVVHRLLEGTPKTVTVSRSPTGKWYACFSCEVEAQSLPVSNEVVGVDVGLASFATLSDGAELANPRFYRRDEADVKRVQKLKDAAKNAQRWDEHRRRKKALAHIHERIANRRSDFAHKRSRELVNCYQVIVFEQLAPMEMGRSRGMRKSILDVAWSQFISMTVAKAEEAGRRVVLVNPRNTSKRCSSCGELVQKALRDRTHTCPQCGLVMGRDHNAALNILHRGLQILQL from the coding sequence ATGCGTAAGGCCTTCAAATATCGCATCTATCTCACGAACGGCCAGCGGCGCATGCTTGAGCGCCAGCTTGAAGAATGCCGGTGGGTCTATAACGAAACGCTTGCCACGCGCAAAAACGCCTGGGAACAGGAACAGCGCAATGTTGATTGGTACGAGACCAAGCGCGCATTGCCATTCCTGAAAGACGTGCGCCCATCGTTGAAGCTCGTTCACAGCCAGGTCTTGCAGAATGTGACCGAGCGCGTCGAGTTGGCGTTCAAGGCATTCTTTCGTCGCCTCAAGGCAGGCGAAGCGGACGTTGGCTATCCCCGTTTCAAGGGCAAGGGGCGCTACGATTCGATCACCTACCCGCAGTACGGCAACGGCGTGCGGCTTGATGGAGACCGGCTCATCCTCTCGAAAGTCGGTGCGGTGCGTGTTGTTGTGCATCGCCTGCTGGAAGGAACGCCCAAAACCGTCACCGTGTCCCGTTCGCCCACGGGCAAGTGGTACGCCTGCTTCTCGTGCGAGGTGGAAGCCCAATCCCTTCCGGTGTCGAACGAGGTTGTGGGTGTGGATGTCGGGTTGGCCTCGTTTGCGACGCTCTCGGATGGTGCAGAGCTTGCCAATCCGCGCTTCTACCGACGTGATGAGGCTGACGTGAAGCGCGTGCAAAAGCTGAAGGACGCCGCCAAAAACGCGCAGCGGTGGGATGAGCATCGTCGCCGCAAGAAGGCTCTGGCACACATCCACGAGCGAATTGCCAATCGTCGTTCCGACTTCGCACATAAGCGCAGCCGTGAACTGGTGAATTGCTATCAGGTGATCGTCTTTGAGCAGCTTGCCCCAATGGAGATGGGGCGAAGCCGTGGGATGCGAAAAAGCATTTTGGACGTGGCATGGAGCCAGTTTATCAGCATGACCGTCGCCAAAGCGGAAGAAGCTGGACGGCGCGTGGTGCTGGTGAATCCCCGCAACACATCCAAGCGGTGCTCGTCCTGCGGCGAACTCGTGCAGAAAGCGTTGCGTGACCGCACCCACACCTGCCCGCAGTGCGGGTTGGTGATGGGACGTGATCACAATGCTGCGCTCAACATTCTGCATCGGGGTCTTCAAATCCTCCAGTTGTAA
- a CDS encoding IS200/IS605 family element transposase accessory protein TnpB: protein MKLIAQIRLNPSPEQHAALLATLTEANAACDAISSIAWQEHEFRRIPLQKLAYHHVKDSFQIGAQVLIRCIAKVADAYKLDRKVQRSFRPHGALAFDDRNLSWYTAKEAVTIWTVAGRQYIPYSLGDHQRALLPYRRGESDLVFHNGVFYLLAVCDVPEPDEQQMNGVLGIDLGIVNLATDSDSEAHLGAQVDRKQQWYVHRRSALQAVGTKSAKRRLRQLSGQQRRFQKDTNHRISKQLVAKAERTKRAIALEELTHIRQRTRVNGPTQRSRHSNWAFAQLRQFISYKAQRIGIAVLAVDPRNTSRTCSVCGHCEKANRCSQAIFCCVVCRHQATADVNAAINIRNRAESQTAYGVQPSG from the coding sequence ATGAAACTCATTGCACAAATTCGATTGAATCCGTCTCCTGAGCAGCACGCGGCCCTACTCGCAACGCTTACCGAAGCGAACGCTGCGTGTGACGCGATCAGTTCGATTGCATGGCAAGAGCATGAGTTTCGCCGTATCCCCCTTCAAAAACTCGCCTATCACCACGTTAAGGACTCGTTTCAGATCGGTGCACAGGTCCTTATTCGCTGCATTGCAAAAGTGGCAGACGCCTACAAGCTGGATCGGAAGGTACAACGCTCGTTCCGTCCGCACGGCGCTCTCGCATTTGACGACCGAAACCTGTCTTGGTACACCGCCAAGGAGGCCGTGACGATTTGGACGGTTGCAGGGCGACAATATATCCCCTACAGCCTAGGGGATCATCAGCGCGCACTGCTGCCGTACCGCAGGGGCGAGAGTGATCTAGTCTTTCACAACGGTGTGTTCTACCTGCTGGCGGTTTGTGACGTGCCGGAGCCGGACGAGCAGCAGATGAATGGCGTGCTCGGGATTGATCTAGGCATCGTTAATCTGGCAACTGACAGTGACAGCGAGGCGCACTTGGGCGCGCAGGTCGACCGCAAGCAGCAGTGGTACGTACATCGCCGGTCGGCACTGCAAGCGGTCGGCACTAAGTCGGCCAAGCGGCGGCTGCGCCAATTGTCGGGGCAGCAGCGCCGATTTCAGAAGGATACCAACCACCGCATCAGCAAGCAGCTGGTTGCGAAGGCTGAACGCACGAAGCGAGCGATTGCGTTAGAGGAACTGACGCATATTCGCCAGCGGACAAGGGTTAATGGGCCAACGCAACGGTCGCGACACAGCAACTGGGCCTTTGCCCAATTACGACAATTTATCAGCTACAAGGCACAGCGCATCGGGATAGCGGTACTCGCGGTAGACCCGCGAAATACCAGCCGTACCTGTTCGGTCTGTGGCCACTGCGAGAAGGCCAACCGCTGCTCGCAGGCTATATTCTGTTGTGTCGTGTGTAGGCATCAGGCTACTGCCGATGTCAACGCTGCCATCAATATCCGTAATCGGGCCGAAAGTCAGACGGCCTATGGTGTCCAGCCTTCGGGTTGA